CTGCTGCAGCGGCCCGTTCGCCACTGAAGCGCGTCCGCGCCGAGGTGGATGATGATGACAGTGATGTTATGGTTGTTGAGtttgatgacgacgatgacgacgacaatttggatgCCAATCATGCATCGGCCAAACGACGACTCCGGGAAAGTACCAACCAACAGGCAAGCAAATCCCATATCCCCCAAATTCAAAACCATCCCCATCACCAACAAtcaaaccagcaacaacatcagcggacaattacacaaaatgcccctgcccccgcccctgcccctgcccctgccactgccaatgccaatgctcCACTAGCTCTAcctcactcacctgcaaatgcaactagtagttgcggcacaggaacccacagcagcagcagcggcggcggcgttgggctgctccagctgccctccctgagtatgcccaatgccagacaaattcggatgctgcagcgacagcaccaaccaacgacaattattcccccccccccccccatcattCTGCCAGCTGTCCCCGACATTATGCCCATTCTGGACAAGCTGCAGAATGACCCGAGGGTGGGCAACAGTAGCTATCACACCAAGCTCATCAGCCGCAATGGTGTCCGTATCCAGCCCCGCGACATGGCTACCAGAGATGCCATCATGGCAATCCTGGGCGATGGCGGCGGCAACGAGGCgatgactggccactacacacacCAGCACAAGAGTGACCGTGGGCTACGGATCGTCGTGCGAGATCTCCATCACTCCACAAGCACCCAACTAATAACAAATCAGATGGCCGAACTGGGCTATTCAGTTAAATTTATTAGAGCCATTAAAGCGAGATCCGATGGACAGCCACTCGACCAGTTCGAGTTGGAGATAGCCCCCAAGCCGGATGAAAGCCACCACGATGTCCTCCAATTAACCCAGCTGGGCAACCAGTTAGTGATCGTTGAGAGGCAGGCCAGGCCGGTGGACCCAGCCCAGTGCCACAGATGTCAGGCTTTTGGGCACACCCGCACCTACTGCAGGCGTTCATTCGTCTGTATGAAGTGTGCGGGTGCCCACGCGTCCACGGCATGTGCCAAGCCAAGGGCAGACGCCCCTAAATGCGCCAattgccagggcgcccacatcagcgcctacaagggatgtccggcattcaaggcagcaaggggccgccttctgtcgcaccgagtggccatgcaggagttgcgtcgcaagcgcagctcgcttctgcagccattgccagagcagcagccaccagcaaaaacaacaccagcacatccagggcgccgacagcagcagcaccgggGGCTTCTTCACAAATGTCGCCGTGTATGTGTTCTCCTTGTCCGAGTCGGAGGCTCGACGTGTGGGTGTCACGATCTGAGTGGGCTTGGCGGACAGGCAGACCGTGTTGCTCTGTCCGTGTCCATTGCTGGTCAGCGTGTGTATGGCTGTCGTTGTCtctgtgctggtgctggtgctggtgctggtgctgcttatGGGGCTTCCCAGGAGCTTCCCGGTGGCAATGGGTATTTTTGAGATGCTGCTACTGCTCCCATTGCTGTGGGCCCGATGGTGGCCATTGTGCGTGGgtttgttgctgccactgcttggcttctgttgcttttgttgttcctgtgactgctgttgctgttcctgcTCCTCTGCCTTCTCCTCGGCCACTGGCTCCTCCACTTCCTCATCCTCAAGGTCgtcttcttcctcctcctcttcctcttcaGCATCGCTCTGAGCCTGCAGATACATTTGTCTATCCATCGAGCTCTCATCCTTCAGCCAGACATGTTCCAGGCATCCAGCGGCACTCATGCGATCGTTTGGCTTAATTCGCAATGCGCGGCGTATGAAATCGATGGCCACTGGCGAGACGCCACCGAATAGGTTGTCCGGAAAGGTGAGCGCACACTGCGAGATATTGAGGAAGGTCTCCTGCTTGGTGTTCCCGCCAAAAGGCGAGAAGCCGGAGAGCAAGACATAGGTGAGAACGCCCACGGACCAGATGTCCGTCAGCAGGGAGAGTGGCTCGTACTGGAGCACCTCGGGGGCCACGTAGTCGGGTGTGCCGGCCATCTCGCGGACATTGATGCCCTCGCACACAACGCGCGAGATCCCAAAGTCACAGAGCTTGAGGCCATCTTCTATACGCTCGCCGGCGAGCAAAATGTTCTGTGGCTTGAGGTCCAGGTGGGCAATGGATCGGTCGTGGAGAAACTTGAGAGCCTTCAGCACCTCTCGCATGCAGTGGCGGGCCTGGGCCTCTGTCAGGCACTCCTCGTTGTCCAGTATGGTCTGCAGCTCGCCACCAGTGGCCAGTTCCAGCAGCAGGGCTGTGTCCGAACGGGTCTCGTGCACCGCATTCAGATTGACAATGTTCTCCTCGCCCTCGCAGAGTATTAGGACGGCGATCTCGTGTTTGATCTCCTTGTCGCTGCTCTGTGCGCGTCGGCGTCGCTTCAAGAACTTTGCCGCGAAATGGGAGCCCGTGTTCTTGTGAATGGCACGGCGAACGGCGGCGAATTTGCCCCTGGCAAACGGCGTCTGTTCCACCTCGTAGATCTCGTTGATGTCATGCGACACGAGCAATCCGTTAAAGCGTTCGGCATCTACATCCAAAAGGCCATCGCCTATGGGAAAGATTCCCTTTTCGGTGAACATGATCTATCGAtctgtgccgtgtcgccattgacgttttttttctgtgttgccctgttttctttttgtggtgtctgtcgtgtgccgtgccgtgccgtgccgcccttcctccaccacacccattacttaccttgacaaacttttgctcccgtccacatcacaaaccaaaaagagaataaaagtgccaataaatacattaaacacaaacacacacacacaagacacttttcaattaaaaaacaacaaacaggcagcagatcgccaacatacaaaccaacagccagccatgaccagaggaatggccagacgagggtcaaccagacgacacagcgacggcggcagagcggcccgcagaggcgccctagcagcagcagcagcagccaacaacaccaacaccaacaccgccaatagcagcagcagcagcagagccctcggcgcaggcgccaataccaacgccccagccaatgcagagcgccgacgccacagccttccatcgagtgagtattgccatggccgatatatccacggccacagccactcgcCCCTCGAGACCCGTcacaaaaaccgcgccaaccacaaagggaaaggccgaaaagacgccgctctcactgccacttttcccgcctctcacgctcttggacgcacaaaactgttcaggagtaacgggagagggagaagacggaggagagccggcaagccgacgcgcaagagcggagcgccaaaacggccaacgggcagccacacacacacacacgaccggatcgaacctgttgcgtgtcgaacctggttcgagctcgagcagagggtcgatccgagccatagcccagcctgCTCCAATGCCacaaatcccaccaacaccaaaacgacagtgggagtgacgatgagggtgagggtgagaggaagcaggctagacgacggggccgccatcaccagcagcgccagcaaacacaaaacacaaatacaaacaccaacaccgtcaccgccactcacaccagcaccatcgccaataccaacaccaacacaactactgccactcccaatacacacacccttgccattgccaatgacatccggcacggcgagttcgggcatcagcctgtGGAGGACAgaggcttgaggatcctcatccgaggtctTCCCCATTCCACGCCCTCTGACTGGTTCCGGGACTGTATGCAGGCCGAGGGGTACACGGTCCGGTTTAACCGggcgatcaccgatc
Above is a genomic segment from Drosophila miranda strain MSH22 chromosome Y unlocalized genomic scaffold, D.miranda_PacBio2.1 Contig_Y3_pilon, whole genome shotgun sequence containing:
- the LOC117194565 gene encoding death-associated protein kinase related-like; its protein translation is MFTEKGIFPIGDGLLDVDAERFNGLLVSHDINEIYEVEQTPFARGKFAAVRRAIHKNTGSHFAAKFLKRRRRAQSSDKEIKHEIAVLILCEGEENIVNLNAVHETRSDTALLLELATGGELQTILDNEECLTEAQARHCMREVLKALKFLHDRSIAHLDLKPQNILLAGERIEDGLKLCDFGISRVVCEGINVREMAGTPDYVAPEVLQYEPLSLLTDIWSVGVLTYVLLSGFSPFGGNTKQETFLNISQCALTFPDNLFGGVSPVAIDFIRRALRIKPNDRMSAAGCLEHVWLKDESSMDRQMYLQAQSDAEEEEEEEEDDLEDEEVEEPVAEEKAEEQEQQQQSQEQQKQQKPSSGSNKPTHNGHHRAHSNGSSSSISKIPIATGKLLGSPISSTSTSTSTSTETTTAIHTLTSNGHGQSNTVCLSAKPTQIVTPTRRASDSDKENTYTATFVKKPPVLLLSAPWMCWCCFCWWLLLWQWLQTCPEWA